A window from Sphingobium sp. EM0848 encodes these proteins:
- a CDS encoding ATP-binding protein, producing the protein MDDQATGWRAAIRRFLPPLLVILLIGSLGTLLYSASNASRDHQQALDEQRRSYEIIALARAFEAKTARAEVTLARYVISLDPDTGRLFQDQWRGAASLLKTMSYATRQSGWQQNNVSALQVAFDQRGKTLSDIGLRTTYDQKMAALAKFHQAGKSEDLRQITMLLDRVIEAENARLQERSEAVSLAGDRNEWVGKTSQLFGLVLLVCVLFALWLANAAYTERRNARRQADDETARADRLEAAVAARTVELSDAYEQLKKETAERAAAEENLRQMQKMDAVGQLTGGIAHDFNNMLAVVVGGLELAKRKLRLKPQEASRHLDNAMEGANRAAALTRRLLAFARSEPLLPSAIDPDALVSGIGELIDRSIGDQITMAFDNGAKGWRIFVDQHQMENAILNLCVNARDAMEGRGHLVIRTGQAHLAANEIGECVEGDYVTLTVSDNGCGMTPEILSRVFEPFFTTKPVGKGTGLGLSQIFGLVHQCEGEIRIESEIGKGTSVHIYLPRHIGAEGEAGMDAHAPEREPVLQPPTRILVVEDDPRVLNQTMAALAELGHLPIACDHPSKAARLLTSHRDIGLIVSDVLMPEMTGPEMIRTLPAAHAHVPVLFVTGYAGDTAERADFAGHEVLRKPYTLMGLSHALSNALSGSHHPGTAAAAE; encoded by the coding sequence ATGGATGACCAGGCGACCGGATGGCGAGCAGCGATACGCCGCTTTCTGCCGCCCCTGCTTGTGATCCTTCTCATCGGATCATTGGGCACGCTGCTCTACAGCGCCAGCAATGCCTCCCGCGACCATCAGCAGGCGCTGGACGAGCAGCGCCGCAGCTATGAGATCATCGCCCTCGCCCGCGCCTTCGAAGCGAAGACCGCGCGGGCGGAGGTGACGCTGGCCCGCTACGTCATCAGCCTCGACCCCGATACCGGCCGCCTGTTCCAGGACCAGTGGCGCGGTGCCGCCAGCCTGCTCAAGACGATGAGCTATGCCACGCGCCAGTCGGGGTGGCAGCAGAACAATGTCAGCGCCTTGCAGGTCGCCTTCGACCAGCGCGGCAAGACGCTGAGCGACATTGGCCTGCGCACCACCTACGACCAGAAGATGGCGGCGCTGGCCAAGTTCCATCAGGCGGGCAAGTCGGAGGATCTGCGGCAGATCACCATGCTGCTCGACCGCGTCATCGAAGCTGAAAACGCCCGGTTGCAGGAACGCAGCGAAGCGGTGTCGCTGGCCGGGGACCGCAATGAATGGGTGGGCAAGACGTCGCAGCTCTTCGGGCTGGTGCTGCTGGTCTGCGTGCTGTTCGCGCTGTGGCTGGCCAATGCCGCCTATACCGAGCGGCGCAACGCACGGCGACAGGCGGATGACGAAACCGCGCGCGCCGACCGGCTGGAAGCAGCGGTGGCGGCGCGGACGGTGGAACTGTCCGACGCCTATGAGCAGCTCAAGAAGGAAACCGCCGAGCGCGCCGCGGCCGAGGAAAATCTGCGCCAGATGCAGAAGATGGACGCGGTGGGCCAGTTGACCGGCGGCATCGCCCATGACTTCAACAATATGCTGGCGGTCGTGGTCGGCGGGCTGGAACTGGCCAAGCGCAAGCTGCGCCTGAAGCCGCAGGAGGCGAGCCGTCATCTCGACAATGCGATGGAGGGCGCCAATCGCGCCGCTGCCCTCACCCGCCGCCTGCTGGCCTTCGCCCGGTCCGAACCGCTGCTGCCGAGCGCGATCGATCCCGATGCGCTGGTGTCGGGCATCGGCGAGCTGATCGACCGCTCCATCGGCGACCAGATCACCATGGCCTTCGACAATGGCGCGAAGGGCTGGCGCATTTTCGTCGACCAGCATCAGATGGAAAATGCGATCCTCAACCTTTGCGTCAATGCCCGCGACGCGATGGAGGGGCGCGGCCATCTGGTCATCCGCACCGGTCAGGCGCATCTGGCCGCGAACGAGATCGGCGAATGCGTCGAGGGCGACTATGTGACGCTGACCGTCAGCGACAATGGCTGCGGCATGACGCCGGAAATATTGTCGCGGGTGTTCGAGCCCTTCTTCACCACCAAGCCGGTCGGCAAGGGCACGGGTCTTGGCCTCAGCCAGATTTTCGGTCTGGTCCACCAGTGCGAGGGCGAGATCCGCATCGAATCCGAGATTGGCAAGGGCACCAGCGTCCACATCTACCTGCCCCGCCATATCGGTGCCGAGGGCGAGGCAGGCATGGACGCCCATGCGCCGGAGCGCGAACCCGTGCTGCAACCGCCCACGCGCATATTGGTGGTGGAGGACGATCCCCGCGTGCTCAACCAGACCATGGCGGCGCTGGCGGAACTGGGGCATCTGCCCATCGCCTGCGACCATCCGTCAAAGGCCGCCAGACTGCTGACCAGCCATCGCGACATCGGCCTGATCGTCAGCGACGTGCTGATGCCCGAGATGACCGGGCCGGAAATGATCCGCACCCTGCCCGCCGCCCATGCCCATGTGCCGGTGCTGTTCGTCACCGGCTATGCCGGCGATACGGCCGAACGGGCGGATTTCGCGGGGCATGAAGTGCTGCGCAAGCCCTATACGCTGATGGGTCTGTCGCACGCGCTGTCCAACGCGCTCAGCGGATCGCACCACCCCGGAACAGCCGCGGCAGCAGAGTAA
- a CDS encoding aminotransferase class I/II-fold pyridoxal phosphate-dependent enzyme, giving the protein MTTETRDLFSKFDSLIAEREALLATGVRDPFAIVMDEVKSPTQAVIKGKDTILLGTYNYMGMTFDPDVVAAGKKALDEFGAGTTGSRVLNGTYQGHKEVEDALKDFYGTSGAMVFSTGYQANLGMISTLAGKGDYVVLDADSHASIYDGCGLGNAEIVRFRHNSVEDLDKRLGRLPADPLKLVVLEGVYSMLGDIAPLPDMVAAVRKHPNCMILVDEAHGMGFFGPNGRGVYEEQGVEKDVDFVVGTFSKSVGTVGGFCVSNHPKFEVLRLVCRPYVFTASLPPSVVATAATSIRKLMHAGEKRAHLWKNSQRLHKGLTDLGFKLGTETPQSAIIAVILTDQTQAVAMWQALLELGLYVNMARPPATPAGTFLLRCSLCAEHSDEQVEQIIAMFEAAGKATGAIG; this is encoded by the coding sequence ATGACCACCGAAACCCGCGACCTCTTCTCCAAATTCGATTCGCTGATCGCCGAACGCGAGGCGCTGCTGGCGACCGGCGTGCGTGATCCCTTCGCGATCGTCATGGATGAGGTGAAGTCCCCGACGCAGGCCGTCATCAAGGGCAAGGACACGATCCTGCTCGGCACCTATAATTATATGGGCATGACCTTCGACCCCGACGTGGTCGCGGCGGGCAAGAAGGCGCTGGACGAATTCGGCGCGGGCACGACCGGCAGCCGCGTCCTAAACGGCACCTATCAGGGCCATAAGGAAGTCGAGGACGCGCTCAAGGACTTCTACGGCACATCCGGCGCCATGGTCTTCTCCACCGGCTATCAGGCCAATCTTGGCATGATCTCCACCCTGGCGGGCAAGGGCGATTATGTCGTGCTGGACGCCGACAGCCATGCCTCCATCTATGACGGCTGTGGTCTGGGCAATGCGGAGATCGTCCGTTTCCGCCACAACAGCGTCGAGGATCTGGACAAGCGCCTTGGCCGCCTGCCCGCCGACCCGCTGAAACTGGTGGTGCTGGAGGGCGTCTATTCGATGCTGGGCGACATCGCCCCCCTGCCCGACATGGTTGCCGCCGTGCGCAAACATCCCAATTGCATGATCCTGGTCGATGAGGCCCATGGCATGGGCTTTTTCGGTCCCAATGGCCGCGGCGTCTATGAAGAGCAGGGCGTGGAAAAGGATGTCGATTTCGTCGTCGGCACCTTCTCCAAATCGGTTGGCACGGTCGGCGGCTTCTGCGTCTCCAACCACCCCAAGTTCGAGGTGCTGCGCCTCGTCTGCCGTCCCTATGTCTTCACCGCCTCGCTGCCGCCCAGCGTCGTCGCCACCGCCGCGACCTCGATCCGCAAGCTGATGCATGCGGGCGAGAAGCGCGCCCATCTGTGGAAGAACAGCCAGCGGCTGCACAAGGGCCTGACCGATCTCGGCTTCAAGCTGGGCACGGAAACGCCGCAGTCCGCGATCATCGCCGTCATCCTGACCGACCAGACGCAGGCGGTGGCGATGTGGCAGGCGCTGCTGGAACTGGGCCTCTACGTCAACATGGCGCGCCCCCCGGCAACCCCGGCCGGCACCTTCCTGCTGCGCTGCTCGCTCTGCGCGGAGCATAGCGACGAACAGGTCGAGCAGATCATCGCGATGTTCGAAGCGGCGGGCAAGGCGACGGGCGCGATTGGCTGA
- a CDS encoding acyl carrier protein produces MTDRQQIFDSVLSQIAPFNKKGADLTEATTFAGDLEWDSLTVMDFVAAIEDEFDIIITMNMQAEIETVGQLVDAVAKLKG; encoded by the coding sequence ATGACGGATCGCCAGCAGATTTTCGACAGCGTTTTGAGCCAGATCGCTCCCTTCAACAAGAAGGGCGCGGACCTGACCGAGGCCACCACTTTCGCGGGCGATCTGGAGTGGGACAGCCTGACCGTGATGGATTTCGTCGCGGCGATCGAGGATGAATTCGACATCATCATCACCATGAACATGCAGGCCGAAATCGAAACCGTCGGCCAGCTTGTCGATGCCGTGGCGAAGCTGAAGGGCTGA